In a genomic window of Fusobacterium perfoetens ATCC 29250:
- a CDS encoding Cof-type HAD-IIB family hydrolase, producing MIKAIALDLDGTLLNDKKEVTDRSVNILRKLYKKGIEILIVTGRPYSSTTKIIERLGIPMTAICYNGGKIIDTISGEILENKLLPEDVAKKLFEYIEVKKLNINIFMNEKWHANDLESESAKIYKKNSGLTPIKIDLKNFSKKNITKGVIIDKTEVLEKYKKELEDLIGKKAYITFTQPTYLEVLNKDINKGKALKRILELKNIDIKQCMAFGDAENDKEMLETVGVNVAMKDSIDELKEICAYVTKNSNDEDGVAKFLEEYFNEK from the coding sequence ATGATAAAAGCTATTGCTTTAGATTTAGATGGAACATTGTTAAATGATAAAAAAGAAGTTACAGATAGAAGTGTTAATATATTAAGAAAGCTTTATAAAAAAGGAATAGAAATTTTAATTGTTACAGGAAGACCTTATTCTTCAACTACCAAAATAATAGAAAGACTTGGAATACCAATGACAGCTATTTGTTATAATGGAGGAAAAATAATAGATACAATTTCAGGAGAAATATTAGAAAATAAATTGTTGCCTGAAGATGTAGCAAAAAAATTATTTGAATATATAGAAGTAAAAAAATTAAATATAAATATTTTTATGAATGAAAAATGGCATGCTAATGATTTAGAAAGTGAAAGTGCAAAAATTTATAAAAAAAATTCAGGATTAACTCCAATAAAAATAGATTTAAAAAATTTTTCTAAAAAGAATATAACTAAAGGTGTTATAATAGATAAAACGGAAGTATTAGAAAAATATAAAAAAGAATTAGAAGATTTAATAGGAAAAAAAGCTTATATAACATTTACACAACCAACTTATCTAGAAGTTTTAAATAAAGATATTAATAAAGGAAAAGCTTTAAAAAGAATATTAGAACTAAAAAATATAGATATAAAACAATGTATGGCCTTTGGTGATGCTGAAAATGACAAAGAAATGTTAGAAACAGTAGGAGTAAATGTAGCTATGAAAGATTCTATTGATGAGTTAAAAGAAATTTGTGCTTATGTAACAAAAAATTCTAATGATGAAGATGGAGTTGCAAAATTTTTAGAAGAATATTTTAATGAAAAATAA
- a CDS encoding MATE family efflux transporter, with translation MKDYLKYVKEILKLALPAVGEMILYMLVWVFDTMMVGHYGGKYSVAAVGFSSEIMYTVMNTLIGMGLSVSMTSIIARGLGAKDEKKTLKFANQGFNIGFVIALTVSSTYFIFAKNILNFLGAEKEIIGMASSYIRICSVGMFFTMLGNLFSGMFRGCKDTRTPLYGAMIVNCVNLVLDYLLIFGKFGLPELGVKGAALATSTAGISCFIFLFFRLKKLPIKLKFFSKIDKNIIKEILRFSIPASLQEGSFSIGKLMGVVIVMSLGSLAFSANQISVTIESISFMPGWGFSLACTALTGYCVGDGDFVKAKKYINTTAILSGIIMGTFGIIFFFFSKDIIKLFIKKDEIEVIKLGAICLQIGCFQQIGTSLGMTFSGAFKGMGDSKTPFKVSFVCNWLIRLPLMYYFLYLNKKPITYFWWITVLQWNLEAITLFICYKFKIKNLIKMRERCKNNMCEGE, from the coding sequence GTGAAAGATTACTTAAAATATGTAAAAGAAATTTTAAAATTGGCTCTTCCAGCTGTTGGAGAAATGATACTCTATATGTTAGTTTGGGTATTTGATACTATGATGGTAGGTCATTATGGGGGAAAATATTCAGTAGCAGCTGTAGGATTTTCATCAGAGATTATGTATACTGTTATGAATACGCTTATAGGAATGGGATTATCTGTATCAATGACTTCTATTATAGCTAGAGGTCTTGGAGCTAAAGATGAGAAAAAAACTTTAAAATTTGCTAATCAAGGATTTAATATAGGATTTGTTATTGCTTTAACAGTTTCTTCTACATATTTTATTTTTGCAAAAAATATTTTGAATTTTTTGGGAGCTGAAAAAGAAATAATAGGAATGGCAAGTTCTTACATAAGAATTTGTTCTGTTGGAATGTTTTTTACTATGTTAGGAAATTTGTTTAGTGGAATGTTTAGAGGATGTAAAGATACAAGAACTCCACTTTATGGAGCCATGATAGTAAATTGTGTTAATTTAGTTTTAGATTATTTATTAATTTTTGGAAAATTTGGTTTACCAGAATTAGGAGTAAAAGGGGCGGCTTTAGCTACTTCCACAGCTGGGATATCATGTTTTATTTTTTTATTTTTTAGATTGAAAAAACTTCCTATAAAATTAAAATTCTTTTCAAAAATAGATAAAAATATAATAAAAGAGATTCTTAGATTTTCTATACCAGCTTCTTTACAAGAAGGTTCATTTAGTATTGGAAAATTAATGGGAGTTGTTATAGTAATGTCTTTAGGTAGTTTGGCTTTTTCAGCTAATCAAATTTCAGTAACAATAGAAAGTATAAGTTTTATGCCTGGTTGGGGATTTTCTTTAGCTTGTACAGCTTTAACAGGATATTGTGTTGGAGATGGAGATTTTGTAAAAGCTAAAAAATATATAAATACTACAGCAATTTTATCAGGTATTATAATGGGAACTTTTGGAATTATATTTTTCTTTTTTTCAAAAGATATAATAAAATTATTTATAAAAAAAGATGAGATAGAGGTAATAAAATTAGGAGCCATTTGTTTACAGATAGGTTGTTTTCAACAAATTGGAACTTCATTAGGAATGACTTTTTCAGGTGCTTTTAAAGGAATGGGAGATTCTAAAACTCCTTTTAAAGTAAGTTTTGTTTGTAACTGGTTAATAAGATTACCTCTTATGTATTATTTCTTATATTTGAACAAAAAACCAATAACTTATTTCTGGTGGATAACAGTACTACAATGGAATTTAGAAGCTATAACATTATTTATTTGTTATAAATTTAAAATAAAAAATCTTATAAAAATGAGAGAAAGATGTAAGAATAATATGTGTGAGGGGGAATAA
- a CDS encoding tRNA1(Val) (adenine(37)-N6)-methyltransferase yields MLLHENEVINNLLNKNLKIIQRNDYFNFSLDSLLISNFISLGKGVNKIVDLGTGNGAIPLFLSERTKAKIKGFELQEVSANLAKRNIQLNNLEEQIEIINDDMKNWKKYFNHGSQDAVITNPPFFKFNGNPDFLNDLDQLTFARHEITITLEEIIQIASCLLKDKGYFAMVHRPDRMLEILDLMRKYGISPKKLRFCHTKLDKQAKILLIEGIKFGKDSMKILPPLVAHDEDGKYSQEVLKMFEPIINK; encoded by the coding sequence ATGTTATTACATGAAAATGAAGTTATTAATAATCTTCTAAATAAAAATTTAAAAATTATTCAAAGAAATGACTATTTTAATTTTTCTTTAGATTCTCTTTTAATCTCAAATTTTATTTCTCTTGGAAAAGGAGTTAATAAAATTGTTGATTTAGGTACAGGAAATGGAGCTATCCCTCTTTTTCTTTCTGAAAGAACTAAAGCAAAAATAAAAGGATTTGAACTTCAAGAAGTTTCAGCAAATCTTGCTAAAAGAAATATTCAATTAAATAATTTAGAAGAACAAATAGAAATTATTAATGATGATATGAAAAATTGGAAAAAATATTTTAATCATGGTTCTCAAGATGCTGTTATAACAAATCCTCCATTTTTTAAATTTAATGGAAATCCTGATTTTTTAAATGACCTTGACCAACTTACTTTTGCTCGTCATGAAATAACTATAACTTTAGAAGAAATTATACAGATTGCTTCTTGTCTACTTAAGGATAAAGGATATTTTGCTATGGTCCACAGACCAGATAGAATGTTAGAAATTTTAGATTTAATGAGAAAATACGGAATTTCTCCAAAAAAACTTAGATTCTGCCATACTAAATTAGATAAACAAGCTAAAATTTTATTAATCGAAGGAATAAAATTTGGAAAAGATTCTATGAAAATATTACCTCCTTTAGTTGCACATGATGAAGATGGGAAATATTCTCAAGAAGTTTTAAAAATGTTTGAACCTATTATTAACAAATAA
- a CDS encoding histidinol-phosphatase HisJ family protein produces MFYSDYHIHSRFSGDSNEDLIKIIEKSIELGLKEIAITDHLEYGMKDLSSAWDINLDEYVKEILRLKEIYKNKIKIKLGVEAGVQPHTLNYYNEKISKYPFDFVIASTHGINSIDLAFGILQEGKTRDEMQDFYFKTVLENVKKFKNYCVYGHIDFVTRYGGTKFRGMDIEKHMEVIDEILKEIIHSGKGIEINTSGFRYGENRVYPDFPILKRYFELGGEILTIGSDSHQKEYITKYFKTAYEILEKLDIKYITSFEKMKPNFIKIR; encoded by the coding sequence ATGTTTTATAGTGATTATCATATTCATAGTAGATTTTCAGGAGATTCTAATGAGGATTTAATAAAAATTATAGAAAAATCTATAGAATTAGGATTAAAAGAAATAGCAATAACAGACCATTTAGAATATGGAATGAAAGATTTAAGTAGTGCTTGGGATATTAATTTAGATGAATATGTAAAAGAAATTTTAAGATTAAAAGAGATATATAAAAATAAAATAAAAATAAAATTGGGAGTAGAAGCAGGAGTACAACCTCATACTTTGAATTATTATAATGAAAAAATATCTAAATATCCTTTTGATTTTGTGATAGCTTCAACACATGGAATAAACAGTATTGATTTAGCTTTTGGAATATTACAAGAGGGAAAAACTAGAGATGAAATGCAAGATTTTTATTTTAAAACTGTTTTAGAAAATGTAAAAAAATTTAAAAATTATTGTGTTTATGGACATATAGATTTTGTAACTAGATATGGTGGAACTAAATTTAGAGGAATGGACATAGAGAAACATATGGAAGTTATAGATGAAATATTAAAAGAAATTATTCATAGTGGAAAAGGAATAGAGATTAATACTTCAGGATTTAGGTATGGGGAAAATAGAGTTTATCCAGATTTTCCAATTTTAAAAAGATATTTTGAACTAGGAGGGGAAATATTAACGATAGGTTCTGACTCACATCAAAAAGAATATATCACGAAATATTTTAAAACAGCCTATGAAATATTAGAAAAATTAGATATAAAATATATAACATCATTTGAAAAAATGAAACCTAATTTTATAAAAATAAGATAA
- a CDS encoding DUF1846 domain-containing protein translates to MKIGFDHNKYLEEQSKFILERVNNYDKLYLEFGGKLFFDLHAKRVLPGFDENAKIKLLHKLKEKVEVIICVYAGDIERNKIRGDFGITYDMDVLKLIDDLRDYELKVNSVVITRFEDQPATKVFINKLEHRGIKVYKHRTTKGYPTDVDTIVSEEGYGKNPYIETTKPIVVVTAPGPGSGKLATCLNQLYHEGKKGIKAGYSKFETFPVWNVPLKHPLNIAYEAATVDLKDVNMIDPFHLENYGLTAVNYNRDIEAFPVLKRIIERITGNPSEYKSPTDMGVNRVGYGIIDDEVVRKASEQEIIRRYLNAGCEYKKGYIDQETFQRARMIMEGLQLKEEDREVLVAARKRLEKIKKVDKEASSSAVAIQLDDGTIITGKGSTTMCAAASALLNSIKHLAGLDDEVHLLAQETLEPIMNLKIKNFGSKKPTLNCEEVLIALSICAVTDERAKKAIDQLNNLKGSQAHSTIILGKVDEQLLRKLGIDVTCDMIFPTENLYYNEL, encoded by the coding sequence ATGAAAATAGGATTTGATCATAATAAATACCTTGAGGAACAATCTAAATTTATATTAGAAAGAGTTAATAATTATGATAAGTTATATTTAGAATTTGGAGGAAAACTTTTCTTTGATTTACATGCAAAAAGAGTTTTACCTGGGTTTGATGAAAATGCTAAAATTAAATTGTTACATAAATTAAAGGAAAAAGTAGAAGTTATTATATGTGTTTATGCTGGTGATATTGAAAGAAATAAAATAAGAGGAGACTTTGGTATTACATATGATATGGATGTATTAAAGTTAATAGATGACCTTAGAGATTATGAATTAAAGGTTAATAGTGTTGTCATTACAAGATTTGAAGACCAACCAGCTACAAAAGTCTTTATAAATAAATTAGAGCACAGAGGAATAAAAGTTTACAAGCATAGAACTACAAAAGGTTATCCTACAGATGTGGATACAATAGTTAGTGAAGAAGGTTATGGAAAAAATCCTTATATTGAAACAACTAAGCCAATAGTAGTTGTTACAGCTCCTGGTCCAGGAAGCGGAAAATTAGCAACTTGTTTAAATCAATTATATCATGAAGGAAAAAAAGGAATAAAAGCAGGATATTCCAAATTTGAAACTTTCCCTGTTTGGAATGTACCTTTAAAACATCCTTTAAATATAGCTTATGAAGCAGCAACTGTTGATTTAAAAGATGTGAATATGATAGACCCATTCCATTTAGAAAATTATGGTCTTACAGCTGTAAACTATAATAGAGATATTGAAGCTTTTCCTGTTCTAAAAAGAATAATTGAAAGAATAACAGGAAATCCATCTGAGTATAAATCTCCAACAGATATGGGAGTTAATAGAGTGGGTTATGGAATAATAGATGATGAAGTAGTAAGAAAAGCTTCTGAACAAGAAATTATAAGAAGATATTTAAATGCTGGTTGTGAATATAAAAAAGGATATATTGACCAAGAAACTTTCCAAAGAGCTAGAATGATAATGGAAGGATTACAATTAAAAGAAGAAGATAGAGAAGTTTTAGTAGCAGCAAGAAAACGTCTTGAAAAAATTAAAAAAGTGGATAAAGAAGCTAGTTCTTCAGCTGTGGCTATCCAATTAGATGATGGTACAATAATTACAGGAAAAGGTTCTACAACTATGTGTGCAGCAGCTTCAGCTCTATTAAATTCTATAAAACATTTAGCTGGATTAGATGATGAGGTTCATTTATTAGCTCAAGAAACTTTAGAACCTATAATGAATTTAAAAATTAAGAATTTTGGAAGTAAAAAACCAACTCTTAACTGTGAAGAAGTATTAATAGCTTTAAGTATTTGTGCTGTAACAGACGAAAGAGCTAAAAAAGCAATAGATCAATTAAATAACTTAAAAGGTTCTCAGGCTCATTCTACAATAATCTTAGGAAAAGTAGATGAACAACTTTTAAGAAAATTAGGTATTGATGTTACTTGTGATATGATTTTCCCAACAGAAAATTTATATTATAATGAATTATAA
- a CDS encoding flavin reductase family protein, which produces MKKIDFKGSIILNPVPVVLITSKNSEGKENVFTVAWTGTICTKPPMLSISIRPERLSYEYIKETMVFTVNLPSKQLTEKVDFCGVRSGRTNDKIKEMGFTMIPSENIDCSYIEECPINIECKVKDIIPLGTHDLFLAEVVGSHVNENLLDENGKIHFENAELINYCHGEYFPMSKKALGTFGFSVMKEKTKIKKGLNIKKETSISKSNKIEEKTKKRKYGNRMKKKNALNK; this is translated from the coding sequence ATGAAAAAAATTGATTTTAAAGGAAGTATTATACTAAATCCTGTTCCTGTAGTATTGATTACTAGTAAGAATTCAGAAGGAAAAGAAAATGTTTTTACAGTAGCATGGACAGGGACAATTTGTACAAAACCTCCTATGCTTTCAATATCAATAAGACCTGAAAGATTGTCTTATGAGTATATAAAAGAAACTATGGTATTTACTGTTAACTTACCATCAAAACAGCTTACAGAAAAAGTAGATTTTTGTGGTGTTCGTTCTGGAAGAACAAATGATAAAATTAAAGAGATGGGCTTTACAATGATACCTAGTGAAAATATAGATTGTTCTTATATAGAAGAATGTCCTATCAATATAGAATGTAAAGTAAAAGATATAATTCCTTTAGGAACTCATGATTTATTTTTAGCAGAAGTAGTTGGTTCACATGTGAATGAAAATTTATTAGATGAGAATGGAAAGATTCATTTTGAAAATGCTGAGCTTATAAATTATTGTCATGGGGAATATTTTCCAATGTCTAAAAAGGCTTTAGGGACTTTTGGTTTTTCTGTAATGAAGGAAAAAACAAAAATAAAAAAGGGATTAAATATTAAAAAAGAAACTTCTATTTCAAAATCCAATAAAATCGAAGAAAAAACAAAAAAAAGAAAATATGGAAATAGAATGAAAAAGAAAAATGCTTTAAATAAATAA